From the genome of Maribacter algicola, one region includes:
- a CDS encoding sulfite exporter TauE/SafE family protein yields MITVLWVSLAALGIWFSIVLARDFWAHRTSLEDSSWLKTSVIGFVVNFFDVLGIGAFAPQTALLKFTKQTKDKHIPGTMNVANTLPVLFQALIFITIIEVEPITLVTMFISAGLGAVLGAGIVAKMSEKKIRLVMGFALLVTAFFIMATSLDWIQGGGEAIGLTGTKLVIALIANFGLGALMTAGIGLYAPCMALVFALGMSPQVAFPIMMGSCAFLMPPASVRFIRERAYNRKAAVAMAIPGIVAVGLAAFVVKSLSLDVLRWVVIVVILYTSGVMLYGGFTHRENVDSD; encoded by the coding sequence ATGATTACAGTACTCTGGGTGTCTTTGGCGGCTTTAGGGATTTGGTTTTCCATTGTCTTGGCAAGGGATTTTTGGGCTCATAGAACCTCCTTGGAGGATAGTAGCTGGCTAAAGACGTCCGTTATTGGTTTTGTGGTCAATTTTTTTGACGTTTTAGGTATTGGTGCCTTTGCACCGCAAACGGCCCTATTAAAATTCACGAAACAAACGAAGGACAAGCATATTCCGGGAACCATGAACGTGGCCAATACGTTGCCCGTACTTTTTCAGGCATTGATTTTTATTACCATTATCGAAGTGGAGCCTATCACCCTAGTGACCATGTTCATTTCGGCGGGATTGGGGGCTGTTTTAGGTGCGGGCATCGTTGCCAAGATGTCCGAAAAAAAGATACGGTTGGTGATGGGGTTTGCCCTTTTGGTCACGGCCTTTTTTATAATGGCCACGAGCCTGGATTGGATTCAGGGCGGGGGAGAGGCCATAGGGCTCACCGGCACAAAATTGGTCATTGCCCTTATCGCGAACTTTGGTCTGGGGGCATTGATGACGGCCGGCATTGGTCTGTATGCTCCTTGTATGGCTTTGGTATTTGCCTTGGGAATGTCGCCCCAAGTGGCTTTTCCCATCATGATGGGCTCTTGCGCTTTCTTGATGCCTCCTGCCTCGGTACGATTTATTCGGGAAAGGGCCTATAACAGAAAGGCGGCCGTTGCCATGGCCATTCCGGGCATCGTGGCTGTGGGCCTTGCGGCCTTTGTGGTTAAATCATTGTCCTTGGATGTACTGCGATGGGTCGTCATTGTGGTCATACTCTACACTTCCGGCGTAATGCTCTATGGAGGTTTTACCCATAGGGAAAACGTAGATTCAGATTAA
- a CDS encoding M1 family metallopeptidase: MKRNRLFALIFMTLTWCGAFALTDTYPKNPNIDALNYRFEIKLSDTSDEIVCKETVDIRYLAAGETRLRLDLVNVSEKLGNKGMEVTGVWSHGTPLQYTHENDVLLIQLPEPSTKDQRTSYTIHYKGVPASGLKIADNKYGDRTFFSDNWPDKGRHWLATIDHPYDKATCEFVVTAPSHYQVVSNGVKIEERDMANGHRLTHWRQSVPIASWLYVLGVARFAVQYVDTFDGKSIETWVYPQDRDAGFYDFAIPTKSALEFYSDRIGPFSYEKLANIQSNSVSGGMEAASAILYSENSVVGDRNERWRNVVIHEIAHQWFGNAVTEYDWDDVWLSEGFATYFTLLFIEHQYGRDAFLSGLEKSKKTVDVFYEKHPDYRIVHDNLSDMSQVTTIQTYQKGSWILHMLRGVVGTEVFWKGIRSYYAKYKDLNATTEDFRREMEEASGMDLEAFFNQWLYKPGTLQLEGTWQFDAKNKAVKVRLDQVQKDGSLFKMPLEIGIYGTSDKQQVIKTISVDKQSDTFTFPIDFTPEKVVLDPNYWVLMEADFSKK, translated from the coding sequence ATGAAAAGAAATAGACTGTTTGCACTGATTTTTATGACCCTGACGTGGTGCGGGGCTTTTGCTTTGACGGACACCTATCCCAAAAATCCGAATATCGATGCCCTAAACTATAGGTTCGAGATAAAGCTATCCGATACTTCTGACGAGATCGTCTGTAAAGAGACGGTTGACATCCGCTACTTGGCGGCGGGCGAAACGCGCCTACGGCTTGACCTGGTCAATGTTTCCGAAAAATTAGGCAATAAGGGTATGGAAGTAACCGGGGTATGGTCCCATGGAACACCCTTGCAATATACCCATGAAAATGATGTCCTACTCATTCAGCTACCAGAGCCCTCTACAAAGGACCAACGCACGAGCTATACGATACATTATAAGGGAGTTCCGGCTTCGGGCCTTAAAATAGCCGATAACAAATATGGGGATCGCACCTTTTTCAGTGATAACTGGCCCGATAAGGGAAGGCATTGGCTGGCCACCATAGACCACCCCTATGACAAGGCTACCTGTGAGTTTGTCGTTACCGCACCCTCGCATTATCAGGTAGTTTCCAACGGGGTAAAAATCGAGGAGCGGGATATGGCCAATGGCCATCGGTTGACCCATTGGAGGCAGTCGGTCCCCATCGCCTCCTGGCTTTATGTTTTGGGGGTTGCCAGGTTTGCGGTCCAGTACGTGGATACATTCGACGGAAAATCCATCGAGACATGGGTGTACCCACAGGATAGGGACGCAGGTTTTTATGACTTTGCCATTCCCACCAAAAGTGCCTTGGAGTTTTATAGTGATCGCATTGGTCCTTTTTCCTATGAAAAATTGGCCAATATACAGTCCAACAGCGTCAGTGGCGGTATGGAAGCGGCTTCGGCCATTCTCTACAGCGAAAACTCCGTTGTGGGCGACAGAAACGAGCGATGGCGCAATGTGGTCATCCATGAGATTGCCCATCAATGGTTTGGGAATGCCGTAACGGAGTATGATTGGGACGATGTGTGGCTGAGCGAAGGCTTCGCTACCTATTTCACCTTGCTCTTCATTGAACACCAGTACGGCCGTGACGCCTTTTTAAGCGGATTGGAAAAAAGTAAAAAGACGGTAGATGTATTTTATGAAAAGCACCCGGACTACCGCATCGTGCATGATAATTTATCCGATATGTCCCAAGTGACCACGATACAGACCTATCAAAAGGGCAGTTGGATCTTGCATATGTTGCGGGGCGTTGTGGGCACGGAGGTGTTTTGGAAAGGGATTCGGTCCTATTATGCGAAATACAAGGATTTGAATGCTACCACCGAAGATTTTAGGCGGGAGATGGAAGAAGCATCGGGAATGGACCTTGAAGCTTTTTTTAATCAATGGTTGTACAAACCCGGTACCTTGCAATTGGAGGGCACTTGGCAGTTTGATGCAAAAAATAAGGCGGTGAAAGTCCGGCTAGACCAAGTACAAAAAGATGGCAGCCTCTTTAAAATGCCTTTGGAAATCGGTATTTATGGTACTTCGGATAAACAACAGGTCATCAAAACGATATCGGTCGACAAACAATCGGACACCTTCACATTTCCGATAGATTTTACGCCGGAAAAGGTAGTGCTCGACCCCAATTACTGGGTACTCATGGAAGCCGATTTTTCCAAAAAATAA